Within Vannielia litorea, the genomic segment TTCCCGCTCGCCGGCATCCGTGTCCGCGCCGCGCGCTGCGATCACTACAGCATCGCCGACGGCGACCCGGCCAACCTCTTCGTCGATATCTCGATCCGACTGCGCGGCGGCCGCCCGCAGGACGCCAAGGAAGCCGCCACCGCCCATGTCTTCGAGGCCGCCCGAACGTTTCTGGCGCCGGTGATCGCCGCCCGGCCGATCATGCTTTCGCTCGAGATGCGCGATATCGACCCGGCCCTTTCCCCCAAGCTCAACACCCTGCGCGACCATCTCGCCGCCAAGGAGGCCAAATGACCGACCTCGCCAGCAACACCGCAAAGCTCGCCCCCCACCTCGCAGCCCTCCGCGAGACCGGCATCGCCCATCGCATCGCCGGAAAGGACGTGACCGGCGCGACCTTCGCCAACCATTCCCCGGTCGATGACAGCGTGATCTGCGAGGTTGCCCGCGGCACCGCCTCGGACATCGACGCCGCCGCCCAGGCCGCCAGGGCCGCCTTCCCCGAGTGGCGCGACATGTCGGGCACAGCCCGCAAGAAGATCCTTCACGCCGTGGCCGATGCCATCGAGGCCAACGCCGAAAAGATCGCCCTCTGCGAGGCCTGGGACACCGGCCAGCCGATCCGATTCATGGCCAAGGCGGCCCTGCGCGGTGCCGAGAACTTCCGCTTCTTCGCCGACCGGGCCCCCGCCGCCCGCGACGGCCGGCACCTGCCCAGCCCGACGCTGATGAACGTCACCACCCGCGTGCCCATCGGCCCCGTCGGCGTGATCACCCCGTGGAACACGCCCTTCATGCTCTCCACCTGGAAGATCGCGCCGGCCCTCGCCGCAGGCTGCACCGTGGTTCACAAACCGGCTGAATTTTCGCCCGTAACCGCCCGACTTCTCATGGAAATCGCCGAGGAGGCCGGGCTGCCTCCCGGCGTCTGGAACATGGTCAACGGCTTCGGCGAGGAGGCCGGCAAGGCGCTCACCGAACACCCTGCCATCAAGGCCATCGCCTTCGTGGGCGAGAGCAAGACGGGCAGCATGATCCAGGCCCAGGGCGCGCCGACCCTCAAGCGCGTCCATTTCGAGCTCGGCGGCAAGAACCCCGTGGTCGTCTTCGACGATGCCGACCTGCCGCGTGCGCTCGATGCCGCCATCTTCATGATCTACTCGCTCAACGGCGAGCGCTGCACCTCCTCGTCGCGCCTGCTGGTGCAGGAGAGCATCGCCGACAGGTTCGAGGCCGAGCTCGCCGCGCGCGTGGCCAACATCCGCGTCGGCAACCCGCTCGACCCGCACACCGAGGTCGGCCCGCTGATCCACGCCACCCACCGCGCCAAGGTGACGAGCTACTTCGCCAAGGCCAAGGCCGAAGGCGCCATCATCGCTGCCGGCGGCACCGCGCCCGAGGGGCCGGGCCATTACGTCACGCCCACGCTCTTCACCGGCGCGCGCAATGACATGGCCATCGCGCAGGAAGAGATCTTCGGCCCCGTCCTTACCTCAATACGCTTCAAGGATGAGGCGCAAGCCCTTCAGATCGCGAACGATATCCCCTACGGCCTCACCGCCTATGTCTGGACCCGGGACATCACTCGCGCCCTGCGCGTCACCGACGGGCTGGAGGCCGGCATGATCTGGGTGAACTCCGAGAACGTGCGCCACCTGCCCACCCCCTTCGGCGGGGTGAAGGCAAGCGGCATCGGCCGCGACGGCGGCGACTGGTCGTTCGAGTTCTACATGGAAACCAAGCACATCGGCTTCGCCACCGGCAGCCACAAGATCCCGCGCCTCGGCGCCTGAAGACACCCCGGAAACGCACCCTCTGGGAGGAGACCCGCAATGCCCATCCCCAAGCCGAACCTGAACCCCGCGTTCAACATCATCCGGCTCAGCCATGTCGAGCTGGTCGTCACCGACCTCGCCAGGTCCCGCGCCTTCTACGTCGACACGCTCGGCCTCCAGGTCACCGATGAAGACAGCGAAACCATATACCTGCGGGCGATGGAAGAACGCGGCCACCATTGCATCGTGCTGCGCAAGGGCGACGAGCCCCGCGCCCGCGACCTCTCCTTCAAGCTCTTCGACGAGGACCACCTGGAGAAGGCCGAGCATTTCTTCCGCACCAGGGGCCACGCCACCGAATGGGTCGAGCGCCCCTACCAGTCCCGCAGCTTCCGCACCCGCGACCCCCACGGCATCCCGCTGGAGTTCTACGCCCGGATGGACCGGCTCCCTCCGATCCACCAGCAGTACAAGCTCTATCACGGCGTCAAGCCGCTGCGGATCGACCACTTCAACTGCTTCAGCCCCGACGTCGACGCCTCGGTGGCCTTCTACACCGAGCTCGGCTTCCGGGTGACCGAATACACCGAGGATGAAGAAACCGGCCGCCTCTGGGCCGCCTGGATGCACCGCAAGGGCGGCGTGCACGACATGGCCTTCACCAACGGCACCGGCCCGCGCCTGCATCACACCGCCTTTTGGGTGCCCACGCCGCTCAACATCATCGACCTGCTCGACCTCATGGCCACCACCGGCTGGGTCGGCAACATCGAGCGCGGGCCGGGCCGCCACGGCATCTCAAACGCCTTCTTCCTCTACATCCGCGACCCCGACGGCCACCGGATCGAGATCTACTGCTCCGATTACCAGACGGTCGACCCCGACCTCGAGCCGATCAGGTGGGATCTCAAGGACCCGCAGCGCCAGACCCTCTGGGGCGCCCCCGCTCCAAAAAGCTGGTTCGAGGAGGGCTCGCTCTTCGAGGGCACGGAGCCGGTTCCGGCCTCGCTCGCGGCCCAGCCCATTGTCGCGCCGTAACATGGCGCTACAGTCCGCCCCGACGGACAACACGGAGGACCGACGATGCCCATGCCCAAGCTGAACGACCCCGAACTGCTCAAGGAGGCCTGTCTCGTCGCCGGCAAATGGGTGCCCGCCGGCGAGAACGCCATCGAGGTCACCAACCCCTCCACCGGCGAGGTGATCGGCCGCGTGCCCAAGCTCGGCGCCAGGGAGACCGACGAGGCCATCGAGGCCGCCCGCATCGCCCAGAAGCCCTGGGCCGCCCGCACCGCCGAAGATCGCGCGAACGTGCTGATGAAGTGGCATGACCTGATGATGGCGGCGCAGGACGATCTCGGCGCCATGATGACCGCCGAGCAGGGCAAACCGCTTGCCGAGGCCAAGGGCGAGGTCGCCTATGGTGCCAGCTTCATCAAGTGGTTCGCAGAGGAATGCCGCCGCACCAACGGCGAGGTGATCCCCGGCCACCAGCCCGACAAGCGCATCGTCGTGCTCAAGCAGCCGGTGGGCGTGGTGGCGGCGATCACGCCGTGGAACTTTCCCAACGCGATGATCACCCGCAAGGCCGGCCCTGCCCTGGGCGCAGGCTGCGCCATGGTGCTCAAGCCCGCCTCGCAAACGCCGTTCTCCGCCATCGCGCTGGGCGTGCTGGCCGAGCGCGCGGGCCTGCCGCTGGAGCTCTTCTCCATCCTGACCGGCTCGGCCTCCGCCATCGGCGGCGCCATGACCGCCTCGCCCACCGTCCGGGCGCTCACCTTCACCGGCTCCACCGAGGTCGGCGCCAAGCTCTACGAGCAATGCGCGCCCACGATCAAGAAACTGGGGCTGGAACTGGGCGGCAACGCCCCCTTTCTCGTCTTCGACGACGCCGATGTGGATGCCGCCGTGGACGGCGCGGTGATCGCCAAGTTCCGCAACAACGGCCAGACCTGCGTCTGCGCCAACCGGATCTACGTGCAATCCGGTGTCTATAACGAATTCGCCGAAAAGCTGGCAGCAAAGGTCGGCAGCATGAAAACCGGCGACGGCTTCGACGAGGGCATCAACTTCGGCCCGCTGATCGACGAGGCAGGGCTGGAGAAGGTCCGCGAACACGTGGAAGACGCCAAGTCGAAGGGTGCCAAGGTCATCCTCGGCGGCGAGGCCCACGAGAAGGGCGGCACCTTCTGGCAGCCCACCGTGCTCACCGGCGTCGATACCTCGATGAAGGTCGCGACCGAAGAAACCTTCGGCCCCGTCGCCCCGCTCTTCCGGTTCGAGACCGAAGAGGAGGCCGTGGACGCCGCCAATGCCACCGAGTTCGGCCTGGCCTCCTACTTCT encodes:
- a CDS encoding 5-carboxymethyl-2-hydroxymuconate Delta-isomerase, with translation MPHIRVEYSANLEAHADIGGLCEALRRAGLETGIFPLAGIRVRAARCDHYSIADGDPANLFVDISIRLRGGRPQDAKEAATAHVFEAARTFLAPVIAARPIMLSLEMRDIDPALSPKLNTLRDHLAAKEAK
- the hpaE gene encoding 5-carboxymethyl-2-hydroxymuconate semialdehyde dehydrogenase, which codes for MTDLASNTAKLAPHLAALRETGIAHRIAGKDVTGATFANHSPVDDSVICEVARGTASDIDAAAQAARAAFPEWRDMSGTARKKILHAVADAIEANAEKIALCEAWDTGQPIRFMAKAALRGAENFRFFADRAPAARDGRHLPSPTLMNVTTRVPIGPVGVITPWNTPFMLSTWKIAPALAAGCTVVHKPAEFSPVTARLLMEIAEEAGLPPGVWNMVNGFGEEAGKALTEHPAIKAIAFVGESKTGSMIQAQGAPTLKRVHFELGGKNPVVVFDDADLPRALDAAIFMIYSLNGERCTSSSRLLVQESIADRFEAELAARVANIRVGNPLDPHTEVGPLIHATHRAKVTSYFAKAKAEGAIIAAGGTAPEGPGHYVTPTLFTGARNDMAIAQEEIFGPVLTSIRFKDEAQALQIANDIPYGLTAYVWTRDITRALRVTDGLEAGMIWVNSENVRHLPTPFGGVKASGIGRDGGDWSFEFYMETKHIGFATGSHKIPRLGA
- the hpaD gene encoding 3,4-dihydroxyphenylacetate 2,3-dioxygenase; this translates as MPIPKPNLNPAFNIIRLSHVELVVTDLARSRAFYVDTLGLQVTDEDSETIYLRAMEERGHHCIVLRKGDEPRARDLSFKLFDEDHLEKAEHFFRTRGHATEWVERPYQSRSFRTRDPHGIPLEFYARMDRLPPIHQQYKLYHGVKPLRIDHFNCFSPDVDASVAFYTELGFRVTEYTEDEETGRLWAAWMHRKGGVHDMAFTNGTGPRLHHTAFWVPTPLNIIDLLDLMATTGWVGNIERGPGRHGISNAFFLYIRDPDGHRIEIYCSDYQTVDPDLEPIRWDLKDPQRQTLWGAPAPKSWFEEGSLFEGTEPVPASLAAQPIVAP
- a CDS encoding NAD-dependent succinate-semialdehyde dehydrogenase → MPMPKLNDPELLKEACLVAGKWVPAGENAIEVTNPSTGEVIGRVPKLGARETDEAIEAARIAQKPWAARTAEDRANVLMKWHDLMMAAQDDLGAMMTAEQGKPLAEAKGEVAYGASFIKWFAEECRRTNGEVIPGHQPDKRIVVLKQPVGVVAAITPWNFPNAMITRKAGPALGAGCAMVLKPASQTPFSAIALGVLAERAGLPLELFSILTGSASAIGGAMTASPTVRALTFTGSTEVGAKLYEQCAPTIKKLGLELGGNAPFLVFDDADVDAAVDGAVIAKFRNNGQTCVCANRIYVQSGVYNEFAEKLAAKVGSMKTGDGFDEGINFGPLIDEAGLEKVREHVEDAKSKGAKVILGGEAHEKGGTFWQPTVLTGVDTSMKVATEETFGPVAPLFRFETEEEAVDAANATEFGLASYFYARDLSRVWRVSEALDYGMVGINTGLISTAVAPFGGVKHSGLGREGSSHGMEEFMELKYLCMNV